Proteins from a single region of Burkholderiales bacterium:
- the metG gene encoding methionine--tRNA ligase, which yields MPAAPRTLFVTTALPYANGPFHIGHVMEYIQADIWVRFQRMRGANVHFVCADDTHGAPIMLKAEAEGTTPQALVARVAATRPKHLDGFHIGFDHWHSTDSPENVELSQDIYRRLKARGLVYGKPVEQFYDPVKAMFLPDRYIKGACPKCGAKDQYGDACENCSTTYAPTDLIEPYSTISGARPELKTSEHLFFRLSAPEVVAFLREWTAHPSAGQALQPEVLNKVREWLGPPDGESRLADWDISRDAPYFGIPIPDAPGKYFYVWLDAPVGYLASLCAHLGSRQAFDAFLARPDVEQYHFIGKDIVYFHTLFWPAMLKFAGKPFRTPDNVFVHGFITFQNEKMSKSRGTGISPDVYLDLGLNPEWLRYYLAAKLNDRVEDLDFNPDDFVARVNSDLVGKYVNIASRAASFLAKHFDGRLSDEREHRRAWWTSLAGNAEAEIAGAIDEREYGKALRRVMELADAINRHFDERQPWLLAKDTAKRAELHRVVSECITGFKNLTVFLAPVLPATARKAATFLGIDRELRWDDLAADVGGIARYEHLLGRIDPKVVDALIAPPETRAAAAPASAPATAAPKAAASAAPAAPATDATITIDDFAKVDLRIARIVAAEQVEGADKLVRLTLDVGEGRHRTVFAGIKAAYDPAALVGRLTPMVANLAPRKMKFGLSEGMVLAASGDGPGVFLLAPDTGAAPGMKVK from the coding sequence ATGCCCGCCGCGCCCCGGACGCTGTTCGTGACCACGGCCCTGCCGTACGCGAACGGCCCGTTCCACATCGGCCACGTCATGGAGTACATCCAGGCCGACATCTGGGTGCGCTTCCAGCGGATGCGCGGCGCGAACGTGCACTTCGTGTGCGCCGACGACACGCACGGCGCGCCGATCATGCTGAAGGCGGAAGCCGAGGGCACCACGCCGCAGGCGCTGGTCGCGCGCGTCGCCGCGACGCGGCCGAAGCACCTCGACGGCTTCCACATCGGCTTCGACCACTGGCACTCGACCGACTCGCCGGAGAACGTCGAACTGTCGCAGGACATCTACCGCAGGCTCAAGGCGCGCGGACTCGTCTACGGCAAGCCGGTCGAGCAGTTCTACGACCCGGTCAAGGCGATGTTCCTGCCCGACCGCTACATCAAGGGCGCCTGCCCGAAATGCGGGGCGAAGGACCAGTACGGCGACGCGTGCGAGAACTGCAGCACGACCTACGCGCCGACCGACCTGATCGAACCCTACTCGACGATCTCGGGCGCGCGCCCGGAACTCAAGACCTCGGAGCACCTGTTCTTCCGGCTGTCGGCGCCCGAGGTCGTCGCGTTCCTGCGCGAGTGGACGGCGCATCCGTCGGCGGGACAGGCGCTGCAGCCCGAGGTGCTGAACAAGGTGCGCGAGTGGCTGGGACCGCCCGACGGCGAGAGCCGGCTCGCCGATTGGGACATCTCGCGCGACGCGCCCTACTTCGGCATCCCGATCCCCGACGCTCCGGGCAAGTATTTCTACGTGTGGCTCGACGCGCCGGTGGGCTACCTCGCGAGCCTCTGCGCGCACCTCGGCTCGCGCCAGGCGTTCGACGCGTTCCTCGCGCGGCCGGACGTCGAGCAATACCACTTCATCGGCAAGGACATCGTCTATTTCCACACGCTGTTCTGGCCGGCGATGCTGAAGTTCGCCGGGAAGCCCTTCCGGACGCCGGACAACGTGTTCGTGCACGGCTTCATCACGTTCCAGAACGAGAAAATGTCGAAGTCGCGCGGCACCGGCATCAGCCCGGACGTCTACCTCGACCTCGGGCTCAACCCCGAGTGGCTGCGCTACTACCTCGCGGCGAAATTGAACGACAGGGTCGAGGACCTCGACTTCAATCCCGACGACTTCGTCGCCCGCGTCAACAGCGACCTCGTCGGCAAGTACGTCAACATCGCGAGCCGCGCGGCGAGCTTCCTCGCGAAGCACTTCGATGGCAGGCTTTCCGACGAGCGCGAGCATCGCCGCGCCTGGTGGACCTCGCTCGCCGGGAACGCGGAAGCCGAGATCGCCGGGGCGATCGACGAGCGCGAGTACGGCAAGGCGCTCCGCCGCGTGATGGAACTCGCCGACGCGATCAACCGGCATTTCGACGAGCGCCAGCCCTGGCTCCTCGCGAAGGACACCGCGAAGCGCGCCGAACTCCACCGTGTGGTGAGCGAGTGCATCACCGGCTTCAAGAACCTGACGGTGTTCCTCGCGCCGGTCCTGCCGGCGACCGCGCGGAAGGCCGCGACGTTCCTCGGCATCGATCGCGAACTGCGCTGGGACGACCTCGCCGCCGACGTCGGCGGAATCGCGCGCTACGAGCACCTGCTGGGGCGCATCGACCCGAAGGTGGTCGACGCGCTGATCGCGCCTCCCGAAACCCGGGCCGCGGCGGCACCCGCCTCCGCCCCCGCGACCGCCGCCCCGAAGGCCGCGGCGTCCGCCGCTCCGGCCGCGCCGGCGACCGATGCGACGATCACGATCGACGACTTCGCGAAGGTCGATCTGCGCATCGCGCGCATCGTCGCGGCGGAACAGGTCGAAGGCGCCGACAAGCTCGTGCGGCTCACGCTCGACGTCGGCGAAGGCCGCCATCGCACCGTCTTCGCCGGCATCAAGGCCGCCTACGATCCCGCGGCGCTGGTCGGCAGGCTCACACCGATGGTCGCGAACCTCGCGCCGCGCAAGATGAAGTTCGGCCTGTCCGAGGGCATGGTGCTGGCCGCGTCCGGCGACGGACCGGGCGTGTTCCTGCTCGCTCCCGACACGGGCGCCGCGCCGGGCATGAAGGTCAAGTGA